A stretch of DNA from Cannabis sativa cultivar Pink pepper isolate KNU-18-1 chromosome X, ASM2916894v1, whole genome shotgun sequence:
TTtttttagagtttttttttatcttttttctattttattcctttgatattttctaatcttcttctattttaaatctgcaaaaataaaaaataaaaagcgtAAAATTGCTCCAAATAAGAGTAGaactaaatgaaaaatatattaaacctaatctaaaattaatactaaaaatgacctaacaaattcccccaaactaaacttttactcgtcctcgagtaaaacactaaataacattaaacaagtaaatctccaaaacatgagtaattttcaagtagTTTCAATAACTTGATTACGAACAATttcacttatgcatataatcCAGAATCTCAGTTTAATTACACCCTTGACATACTTCAATTTATTTGTATTTAGCTCATGAAACCATAGAATACAATTAACTAGCAATTGAACCACTTTATGTATGCCaatcacaatcatcaatccactaacccaaaattccatatgcttgcaaCACTTATTATTCTCCACTagtataaattaattcacaacttagaatcagaaggtctttttaggcttgtaatgttaggcttagggtaaaggtagttaaaatggtcatttaggctttCCTATACCATAAGCTTTTCTAATCATGTCTCcccaaaatatttttcacacaatcccaatacTCTTTTTTCCAAGTACAtgagagatattttttttaacaagattgcaacaactttatatttatctttttttttttcaagttactgtcaatctaaatttttttcatattctctcaatttttacaCTCTTTCTGTTACACATACAACAAATTTTCCATCCacattcccccaaactaaagatctacttatggtataattagggttaaatttttagatattcatgggtttatcttttttatgctcaatatgtgtagaacAAAGAATAGGTTAATGCTCAAAAACGATAATTAGGATAAAATTATAGGGATGGCTTGAAAGGTACAATCGATCTAAAaaatgcctaaatcactttcctattcatgcataatttattatttcgcctcaaatagcaagcaagcaagttctagaatttttCAAACAACCAAATTTAGCATACATAAATCAATTCAATTACTAGAAAACTACCTAATATGATTCCATGTTCTTTTAAGTATGAAATTGAAATTAGTCACAAGTATAACATCACCAAGCACacagatttttcaaaataaataaattttttaaatcatgCTGTCTACCTACTTTTAAATCAACTCACATTAAACAAATTAACtcacactaaaaaaatattaattttagaactaaaatttaaattaaaaattaaaaatttaagttcacacccccaaactaaaataaCACATTGTCCTCAATGTAACATTTAAAACTAAAGGAAAGGGaacttacctgagcgccacGTCAGTATGGTAGCAGTGGTAGTGGCGGTGGGTAGAATCCACCTCTTGCATCCATGAGGGCCCTCGTACCAAACGAAGAAAACTGTCCTCCAACattacaatttttaaaattatcctTGGATTGTGAGTTACCTTCACAATTCCCACACAACTTTCTTTTCATACGTCGTCAAAAAGTTCGAAAGTGTTCTTTAgacttccctttcttcttgttaGTAGTGATTTCTCGACCATCCTTTACAACTTCCATTCGATAACAAGTAGGAATTTCAGTTGCGACAAATACCTTGaaagtttcttcttctttttgaacACGCAACTTTAACTCCCTCTTCTGCACATCTATTAATGCTCTCCCCGTTGCTAGGAATGGTCTCCCCAAAATGATAGGAATATTCTCATCTTCCTCCATGTCAAGTATtaagaaatcagcagggaagatgaACTTACTAACCTTTACCAAAACATCTTCAATCATACcccgaggatgagtcaaagaacgatctACCATGTGTGAAGTGATTGTTGTGGGCTTAGCTTCTCCTAATTTTAATCTTTTGAACATAGATAGTGACATTAAGTTGATACTGGCTCCAAGATCACATAAAGCTTTTGTTTGTATTGAACCCCCTATTGAACATGGGATGTTGAAACTACCTGGATCTTTTAGCTTGggtggtagtttcttttgcaagaCTGCGCTACACTCTTGAGTAAGTGTCATCATCTCAAATTCTTCTAACTTCCTTTTCTTGGATAGAATAtctttcatgaacttcaggtaagTTGGCATCTGTTCCAAAGCCTCTATGAATGGGATGTTGATATGCAATTTCTTAAATATTtcaagaaattttgaaaattgctTATCCATCTTGTTCTTGTGTAGTCTTTGAGGATAGGGAATTTTGATGTGATGGTCAATGCTGATGAGAGGTGGAGTTTCTTTCTGTGGAAGGCCATCAGTAGTCTTCTCCTTTAGTTGTGTCGGTGTTGTCTCTACATCATCTTCCTCCTTTGGCTTGTCTTTGTCTTGCCCAGCATAGGTCTTACCACTTCTCAAGGTAATTGCATTACAGTTCTCCTTTGGATTTACTTCAGTAGTGTTAGGCAAGTTACCTTGAGCTCTGTTAGTGTTTTGAGCAGCCAACTACCCCACCTGGGTTTCTAAGACCTTAATGGAAGACTTAATCTCCATCATGAATTACAATAATGTGTCTAATTACGGATTAGACCCTCCACTAGAggcttgttgttgttgtggaTATTGTTGGCTTTGCTGAGATTGATTTTGTTGAGGATAAAACTGCTTTTGGAAGTTCTGCTGACGATCATAATTATTCTGATAGTTTCCAATGGCGTGGGCTTGCTCCATTGGCAAACTGTCGACATCTATAGGGCAGGTGTCAGTGGCATGAGATCCTCCACACAGCTCACAGACAACTAGAGCTTGTTTTGCTTGTGTAGTCACcaactttgtcaatgcctctACCTGGGCTGTCAACTTGGTTATTGCATCAACTTCATGAATTCCCACAACCTTTTTAATTGGACCTCTCTCTGTTGATCATTGTTGATTATTTATGGCCATCTCTTCAAGTAACTCAAAGGCCTCATTAGTACTTTTTTCTCATAAAAGCCCCACCAGCTGCGACATCTATCAATGGTTGGGTGTTACTCATTAATCCAGTATACGCACTTGTAACCACCTTTCAATCCCATGGTTCGGACACTTCCTCAATAAATCCTTGAATCTCTCACAGGCTTCATAAAGAGATTCATTATCATGCTGGGTGAAGTTGTTGATGTCAACTCTTAGCTTGGTAATCTTCGTAGGAGGAAAGAATTTGGAAAGGAATTTTAGGGCCAATTCCTCCCAAGTTTTGATAGAATTAGGTGGCAAAGATaccaaccaactcttggctcgctcCCTTAGTGAGAATGGGAACAGCCTCCGCCTGATGGCGTCATCGCTGACTCCGTTCATCTTGAATGTCTGGCAAAGCTCTTCGAAGTTGAAGAGGTGCATGTTTGGGTCTTCTGATGGCAATCTCCCAAACTGGAGTGAAAATTGGACCATATGCAGTATGGATGGCTTATATTCAAAATTATTGGCATCAACAACAGGTGGCCTTATACAGGATCTGGTCCCTGCCAAGTTAGGAAGCAAATAGTCTCTCAGGCTACGGTTGTTTTTGTTGTGACCATTAGCCTGGTCTTCTACAGCTCCTCCATTGTTATTATTAGTAATTAAAAATTAGATGGGATTATGTGTATactatatatagtgtatatagaTTGTATAATATGTGTTGTAATATtcatttaatctctttgttaaTTCTTGTATTATATTTCAATAGAATTGTAATACATCTTGATTTTATAATATCTCTAAGAAATAGGGGTGTTCAACAATATttacaaaccgcccaacccgaataaACCGCCTAAACTAAACCGAATAAATCGATAAAAAATACAACCtgaaataatacaataaaaatccaaaccgcccaatgaatatatttggtgatttacaaattattctaaacTGTCCAATTTACCCGAATAAAccgattaatatattttttaataaaagtgtatataatatattacataaattatatttattagtcaaactattttgtatttaaagtttagatattttagtgtttaatttaaaatttaaactttatagttaacaatttttattgtatttggatATTGACGTTGAAGTTTAAAAtctatacaatatttttattttttattatattattcaattatttcatgtttattcaattatatttatcttatattaaaatttttaaaattaatttagactataacattttttaatttgaaatataaatatgtatttttatttttttttttaaatttaattttttgaattaaaaacTAACaatgataattatatataaaaaaaagtaaagaacGGTTTGGACGGGTTATCTAGACCAAATCGATGAAATTATTGAACGGattaaactttttttaatttttaattaggtgAATTACAATTGAATATATGTAACCCGATATTTATATTGAGTTGGTACACTCAAACATTAcgtctctttcttttttttttatacaaattATGTATAAGTCAATAAAGAAATTAGGCTTTGCTATGGTAATAGGGGATGGGACCCTCAAGTCCAATCCAATCACCGCTCACTTTGTTGAAAAAATATTCTCCACCTCAGATGACCAACTCATCTAAGGGTCAAACAAACAGAGCCATGTCAGATAAAGTGGCAGTAGATTGACGCCACGTAGGATTGCGGAGTCATGGTGTCCTCTACTGGCAATGCCACAATGTCCAAATTATGACAAAAGGCATTGGATTCCCTGCACCCCTCTCTTCTTTTCATGTTTCCGAATCGGAATAGCTGCAACAATttgactttaaaatgattttggtattaaataattaataatggcACTTGGATTGGACTGTGTGTGATTATTATATCTACAATTCCTTTCTAGTCGTTACATAAGGGGAGCCAGATAGGTTAACCGTATTAAACGTGGGTTAACATTAAGGACTCCTAAAGTTAAGAGTAATTTGGAGTATAATTTCTATATATAAGTATTTGATTTATTGCAACaaatctttaattttaaaattttaatagtaAAATCTTTTAAACTCATATTCTGTTACCACTTAGTCATTTCTATCTATTTTGACCGTTAACGGCCATATAAGCATATTCATATAGATACATTGTATACATATCACAATTTTATGGGTTTGCatactttaattatttaaaaataaaaaaatagttaaaaaccattttaattttttcttaaaaaaatatatacttttttactaaataaattaaaaaaaattaaaattaaactaaaagaaaaagaaacccCCTAACAAAGCATGTCTCCCTCACTATCCTCCCTCACTCACTTCTACCAAGCCAACCAAACGGTCGACCACTTGTTGCCATCGATGGAACCTATTGGCCCCAAAACCTCTTCTCCTCCCTCACTCACTCTCCTCTCTCGCTCACGTCTGCTCTGATAACCTTACGGAGCACCACCAACGCCTCCTCTTCTATCCCATACCTAAAACAACAaacttacatttaaaatcttctACACATTTCAGatcaaaaataccaaaaataacaacaaaatttataatCAATCtcaaactcaaattaaaataaaaaaaaaacaatatgggCAAATCAGGATGAAACTCTAGTGGCTTCTGCGATCACGGTACACCATCGACGACGAGGATGAAACCCCAGTGGTTTTGCACCTTGGTCGCTACTCGAAAGATGAAGTGTTGGCGGCTTCGACGGGGATGGATCGACCTAGGCTCGCGACTGGGATGGATTGTTCTGGGCTCGTGACGGCTTGGTATGAACTTCACGATGAAGGGATGAGAAGGAACGATGCCCAGGTGGTGAGGTTTGGGCCATAAGATGGAGGCGATGTCTGGGACGGAGGAAAATGGTGGTAGACGACTGCTTAGATTTAGGGAGGTGAGAGAGCAcgagaagaagagagaaattttaatctttttttattattattctttaattttatgatttatttttttttattttagattaatttatttttaaattaatttatttattattttttatggaattagattgatttattattttaaattaatttatttttatggctaattagaatttttgtcacatgaactttgacatgtacaattaTCCATAATGGTTAACTAGAATTtttgcccctgaactttgacatgtaccaaatcatgcctcttggacttttaaggtcgttaaaaatgccctctgaactattgagattgttggaattaatgacttttgtctaatttcattcagtTTTACTATTTAAGTGATtttttatgtactaaactatgctccccagactttgatatctagcaaatcatgcccctcaaacttcgacatgtactaaatcatgccccctgaactttcatccatgttagacttttttacttaaattagataaaagtccttaaatccaacaatctcaatagttcaggaggtatttttaacgaccttaaaagttcagggggcatgatttggtacatgtcaaagtttaaggGGCAGAAATTCTAATTATACTTTAAATAATGATCAATTAGTACTCtcagtttgtaaaaattatccaCTTTAGTACCCTTATGCATTTAACCTGAAGGAAATACCCTAAAGATTGTCCACCAGAGCTCGTAGTTGCTGGTATAGAAGAATTTGTTGGTGCGGCTTTCTCAGGTTCAATGGATATGCCGGTCGAGGCAGACTTCTTTTTGGCAGtctttttggttttctttgAAACTTCTAGGGTGGAATCAGAAGTGACTTCCATGGGAGTTGTTCTCTTTTTATTACCTCGCTTGGCAGGGACAATTAGACTGCAGAGGAGATTTTCTAAACTGTCCATGTATGCgagagaaaaaataatatatcaaattctaTGTAAAGCAAGTAATACAAAGGTGGCAATATTAAAACTCTCACTTAGAACATTACCATAAGTATCAGACGAGGAAAAACTGCTACAATAATTACTAAACTCCCTAGAATTAGGGATCATGTAACGGTTAGAGCATGAAATAGAGAAATGATTTGCCTCAAAGTTTTGAACCGTCAAAATAAAAGCATGCAAATTTTAAATGGGGAAAATATGATCGTACCGTTGAGGCatttaaaaagtattttttactttaaaaTGTACTTTTTAGGGGACAACTATTATACCTATATTTAGAGCAATAATAAAAGGTTGACACGTGTATCAAAGCTAGAATATGAACCATATCAAATTATGCATTATTAAATGTACTTAAATGACTCGTCTCAAGAAATATAGTTAATAAAAATACTGGAACTCGCCGCCGTATAGTCAATAGGGAGACATGAATAATAACTATTGACTGACGAGACTAGTGAGGTAAATAGGTCCATTTTGGGATAAACAGAATATATAATGGAAATATTTAGAATGGGTAGATAATGAGTTTGTAGCTCATTGACCTACATACTTGTGAATATGTTCAAAGAATAACGAcaacaactttaacattcagtcacCTTGCTCTTAACATGTTGAAGTAACCATCTCTCTTATACCTTACTTAATAGTTAAGGAAGGCTGGGAGATGCACCATAACACACATTTCTTCACGAAGATGTTTAAAAAAGATATTATTCGAATGATGTGAATAATTGAGTACAGTCAGCATAACCGTTTATAGATAAAGACAAAGAGTGGTTAGGCGGTTATTTAAATTATCTCATGTGCACAAAAATAAACCATGGTGAATGTTCACGTTTCATGAGCAGTTAGGAATGACCATATCCCAAAGGAATAACTGTCATCTTAGACTTCTATAAATAGTGACAGAATCCAAGGAATAGAGGAGGGCCAACctttggaaaaataaataatcttgTGATTGATTATCATTCGTTTCTGGATAACAGTTTTATTGTATTCTATATAGAATTTATAAATTCtgaataagatagactcgtagACTATGAAGATGTAACTTCAAAACCACGTTAAAAAATTCTCTTGTTATTTATTGCTATTCATTCATTTGAGTAGTCTAGTCTAAATTAGgaggagttatttgatctgagcgTTGAGGTTGATTTAAGGGTAATTAGTGTTAAAAAATGGTAAAGTACTCTGAGGCCCATCTAATGTACCCCGAGACCTATCTAATGTACCAcgaaatacattccgtgaaaataCATCACGAGACAAAATCGTGTcccaacaaatatatattaaattttttcattatatatagcAATGATAAGGTTTCCTACAAATCTTctcaataaaatattcaaaataagTACATCACGCTACAAACAATTCAACCGGTTACcaattttcttaaaaactttACACTTCCACAATTATCATCCATAAGGTTTAACTTTTTGACTTTAAAGTTCAATCCAACAGCTGAAATCAAATAGAGAGATCACACACCTTAAAATGAAGTGAGGTAATTggcctattattattatttgcaaaAGGAAGACTTAAACCAAAagggccaaaaaaaaaaaaagcatgacTCAACACAATATTAGGATAACCTGATCACGAAACAATATTAGTGACCATTGTAATAATATACTTGGCCAATTTATAGGCAACCCCATTAATAGTTCTAGGAAAATAATCCAATAATCTAAAACAACATCATAAAAGTCATTACATGTTTCAATTATCTCTCTAATAATATTGGTTAGATAAGAGTCACTATGATCTTTAGCTAAATATTTTTAGGATAAGAGATTGATAATCCGATTTTATGATCAAGCTAGGAAAACCAAGTCTTTAACTAATTTAAGGCTCCTGAACCATACATAAAGGTCTGTTtgtcatttttgaaaaaattggaagttcTTTTTTGATAAAGTAGTGctttaaaattatttagtaAGCAGTTAGAAAtcaactaattaaaaaatttattagaaagttacaaccaaaaaaacaaaataataaaacctTTTATCATGTTTTACCAATAATAACTTTTGCTCTCTCGTTTGAGAAGAGCCTTTCCTGTAGGAATGCCTAACACGCTTGACATAACCATGGATGATCTCCTTGATCGTGCGAACAACCTGAGAGTGAAAGATGATGAAGGATGGGAAATAAATGAAGACCGGGAAGCAGAGGTGGGAAACTCGTGTCTGATGGGGAGATTTTGCACCACCAAGAACCTGAATAGAGCCCTTATTCGAACCATTTTGGGGAGAGTTTGGGGTCTTGCAAAATGTTGATTGGGGAGTTAAAATCAAAAAGGTTACAACAGAGGCTTCATTCTTGATTTTTTCGTTCAAGAACGGTAAGGACCTGGATAGAATTGAGAGTAAATCTCCTTGGCTACTGAACAATGGGGTCTTGATTCTTCAGAGACTCATCAAGATACCGTTGAAATGGGAAGACGAGATGAAACGATTCCCTCTCTCTGGAAGAATATTAAATCTCCCTATGAAATCAATAACTAGAAACAACATGTTACGACTGGCTACGATGGCGGGAGAGGTGATAGCTATTCAGAAGGAAGAAGTGGCAAAGATAGCTTTgaatgggaatttttggttcaaAGTGTGGATTTCAATTGACCAACCACTTTGCTCGGGATTCTTATTTCCTAGTGCTGAAGGCAAAGTTTGGCTACCATATAGATATGAAAGACTCCCATTCATGTGCTTCAATTGTGGGAGAGTGGGACATGATTTCAAGGCCTGTGGTGAACACCCTACAAAGATCAATACAGGAGAGGATCAAAGTTCGGTAGCCTATGGACCATGGTTGAGATTTGAAGACACTCCTATTCGAAGTGGAGACAGGAAGCCACAACTGGAGAAGATG
This window harbors:
- the LOC115717494 gene encoding uncharacterized protein LOC115717494, whose amino-acid sequence is MDSLENLLCSLIVPAKRGNKKRTTPMEVTSDSTLEVSKKTKKTAKKKSASTGISIEPEKAAPTNSSIPATTSSGGQSLGYFLQFGRLPSEDPNMHLFNFEELCQTFKMNGVSDDAIRRRLFPFSLRERAKSWLVSLPPNSIKTWEELALKFLSKFFPPTKITKLRVDINNFTQHDNESLYEACERFKDLLRKCPNHGIERWLQVQRGPIKKVVGIHEVDAITKLTAQVEALTKLVTTQAKQALVVCELCGGSHATDTCPIDVDSLPMEQAHAIGNYQNNYDRQQNFQKQFYPQQNQSQQSQQYPQQQQASSGGSNPAQGNLPNTTEVNPKENCNAITLRSGKTYAGQDKDKPKEEDDVETTPTQLKEKTTDGLPQKETPPLISIDHHIKIPYPQRLHKNKMDKQFSKFLEIFKKLHINIPFIEALEQMPTYLKFMKDILSKKRKLEEFEMMTLTQECSAVLQKKLPPKLKDPGSFNIPCSIGGSIQTKALCDLGASINLMSLSMFKRLKLGEAKPTTITSHMVDRSLTHPRGMIEDVLVKVSKFIFPADFLILDMEEDENIPIILGRPFLATGRALIDVQKRELKLRVQKEEETFKVFVATEIPTCYRMEVVKDGREITTNKKKGKSKEHFRTF